The following are from one region of the Streptomyces tuirus genome:
- a CDS encoding glycoside hydrolase: MIRRRSLLAAAGGTFLGSALATGTAHADATIAVNPSTTYGTWEGWGTSLAWWANVFGARDDFADLFFTTKSVTYNGRSLPGLGLSIARYNLGACSSDSVGGETMVTSPNIPAFKQIEGFWQDWNNEDPTSSAWKWTADANQRAMLVKATQRGAITELFANSPMWWMCSNHNPSGAAGGGNNLQTWNYRQHASHLAATALYAKNNWGVNFATVDPFNEPASTWWTATGTQEGCHMDPAVQAAVLPHMRSELDKRGLTGLRIAASDETNYDTARSTWGSFGPSTKALVSQVNVHGYQGSGGRRDLLHTDVVTTSRKKLWNSETGDGDGTGLTMASNLCLDFRWLHPTAWCYWQVMDPSTGWAMIAYDANTLQPTTVQTKHYVMAQFSRHIRPGMTILDTGVDHAVAAYDATARRLVIVAVNTSTSAQTLTFDLSRFATVTGGSGGLVPRWNTVTTGGADLYTARSDIHLSGKSVAVPFAAKSVQTLQIDGVTL, from the coding sequence ACGTACGGCACCTGGGAGGGCTGGGGCACCTCCCTCGCTTGGTGGGCCAACGTCTTCGGCGCCCGGGACGACTTCGCCGACCTGTTCTTCACGACCAAGTCCGTCACGTACAACGGCCGTTCCCTGCCCGGTCTGGGCCTCAGCATCGCCCGCTACAACCTCGGCGCGTGCAGCTCCGACAGCGTCGGCGGCGAGACGATGGTGACGTCGCCCAACATCCCCGCCTTCAAGCAGATCGAGGGCTTCTGGCAGGACTGGAACAACGAGGACCCCACGTCCTCGGCGTGGAAGTGGACGGCGGACGCCAACCAGCGGGCGATGCTGGTGAAGGCCACGCAGCGCGGCGCGATCACCGAGCTCTTCGCCAACTCCCCCATGTGGTGGATGTGTTCCAACCACAATCCCTCGGGCGCGGCGGGCGGCGGCAACAACCTCCAGACCTGGAACTACCGCCAGCACGCGAGCCACTTGGCGGCGACGGCCCTGTACGCGAAGAACAACTGGGGCGTGAACTTCGCGACGGTCGACCCCTTCAACGAGCCGGCCTCCACCTGGTGGACCGCGACCGGCACCCAGGAGGGCTGTCACATGGACCCGGCAGTCCAGGCGGCCGTACTCCCCCACATGCGCAGCGAGCTGGACAAGCGCGGTCTCACGGGCCTGCGCATCGCGGCCTCCGACGAGACGAACTACGACACGGCCCGCTCCACCTGGGGATCTTTCGGTCCGTCGACGAAGGCCCTGGTGTCACAGGTCAACGTGCACGGCTACCAGGGCTCGGGCGGCCGCCGCGACCTCCTCCACACGGACGTGGTCACCACTTCCCGCAAGAAGCTGTGGAACTCCGAGACGGGCGACGGCGACGGCACGGGCCTGACGATGGCCTCGAACCTCTGCCTCGACTTCCGCTGGCTGCACCCCACCGCCTGGTGCTACTGGCAGGTCATGGATCCGTCGACGGGCTGGGCGATGATCGCCTACGACGCGAACACCCTCCAGCCGACCACCGTCCAGACCAAGCATTATGTGATGGCCCAGTTCAGCCGCCACATCCGCCCCGGCATGACGATCCTGGACACGGGCGTGGACCACGCGGTGGCGGCGTACGACGCGACGGCCCGCCGCCTGGTGATCGTGGCGGTCAACACGTCCACGTCCGCCCAGACCCTCACGTTCGACCTGTCCCGCTTCGCGACGGTGACGGGCGGCTCGGGCGGCCTGGTCCCCCGCTGGAACACGGTCACGACGGGCGGCGCCGACCTCTACACGGCCCGCTCGGACATCCACTTGTCCGGCAAGTCCGTAGCTGTACCCTTCGCGGCGAAGTCGGTACAAACGCTCCAAATAGACGGTGTGACGCTCTAG